The Glycine soja cultivar W05 chromosome 9, ASM419377v2, whole genome shotgun sequence sequence ATATATGTTAAATGTTGCACCAATAAAATTAACTTGGTACCACCTGTTAGGTCATCTCCCTTGGTTTCCTTACACAGGTTCATATCTTTAATAAGAACGGTACTTATTCTCTGACAATTACTGGAGGGGGCAGCTTGTTAATTAAGCACCGGTGCTTAACATTATAGTCGACTCATTAAAtggatttaatgataaaataatgtttttatataataagtGTCGATAAAATATAAGGATGttggattataatttgatggctcattaaataaagtttttagAGTTTGTAGGATTAAAAAAGTGAATTGCttatacattataaaaattaaataggagTAATGTGTAATGGTTCATGAACCCatctaaaatcttaaaaattgaaaaaagtgaATTGGTGGGATATGGAGATGGACTTAGGGACTAGCGAGGATATTAGACATTATATTTACTTAAACCCTAAAAAGACagtaaatgagttttttttcttatatgttatTCAACCGGTTTATTTCtataattcacaaaaaaaagcCTGTTTGTTTCTACTCAACTGCATTTCTATATTCACACATAACACtcaataatctttttttaactaaaataagaTCAACTTTTGAGTGTGACAGAATCATTGTAGAAGGAGCTAACTCCACAATGTAGTGGTGGATGTTCCCGCTTTTAAGAAGATTAATTTGTATGTAGCATacctttatttaatttctatggCCGCGCTGCCCTTTTGAAATTTGGTGAACCACTCGTGTTTTCGCAATTCCATTTCAATCCAATAGCATAGTATTAAATTGGCAAAAAGTATTAATAATTGTATTTGTACTCAAATTTTGCATAACAGTTTTTACACGTAAGAAAGTAATAAGAGGAAAATAGAGGAAAATGTGAGATAatataagtgatatgatgaaaattgataaaaaaatattgaagaaagaattacaaagataaaataaattaatacaattCGAAGATGTCTTCTATTAATTGGTTTCGTGGGAGGACTACTACAGGTATGAAAAATTCACGACTTTCACTTGTCAGCACTCAGCAGCCAAAGACGAAGAAAGCAATTCATGAAATCTAATTAATCAACAATGATGCTTAATTTGGTGgctacttttaatttatttggtgAAATGCAactagtaaaatataaaaatggagGTAAGTGACTATTGACTAATATTTTCTTCCCGTTAATGATACCatcttttcaaaacaaaattcattaagCCTCCAGTAACTTGATCTATTATTTCCAATCAGGAATACTTTCTAATTTTACTGGTAGATCAAATTATAGTACATCATCATGAGTTGTAACTTGCAATCAGGAGTGCCTTTTAATTGGATGCAAAAATGTTTGTGAATTCTCAAATGGCATGGAATAATTATCGTAGTGCTCTGGCAACGTGCCTTGCTAAATGAATAAATGCCTACTATCTTATAGTGCTTGAAGCACTACGTACTATTGAATACTATTATCTAACGTACGGATAATCTAAGCCCAATTAATTTTAGATCATCTAAATGAGAGCATGttgaaatatgataaaattcaattaaacagTTTTGTATTATTTGATAGGTCTTAGTTgttaagtagttaaaaatttgttataacAGATAATATGAAGTGTTGAGAGTGGTAGTTATAACTAACCACCATATATGTTTTAACCTTGTGTAAAAGGAATTGTGTTGTAATACTTGAGGATgagaaaatttttaataatacacTACACTCTTATGGGTTCCTCTTTCTCTCCAAGAACAAcatctctttcattttttttttcaaaaatacaaaTTGCTATTATTCATCTCCTTCAATCGGTTCTAACATTTTGCACAAGTGTCTGACATAATGACAATGAAATTATGACCTGAATAATAATCCTATTTGTCAAATGAATGATAAAAACAATTGTTCTGTTTCGCTCCCGATCACGCGATGACGCAGGAACACTTGTTCAACCTCATTAAATTGTGTGTTCGTGTGTACATGTTTACTATGATCCTTTTAAAATTGTGATTGCTGTTGCTAACAATGGAGAATGACACTGGCCATAATTGGTCCCCAATACTCAGTCACAGCCCATGTGATTTCACACATAGCAAATAAAATGCAAGTGCCTCTACTTTCATTTGCAGCAACAGATCCTACACTGACTTCACTGCAGTtcccacaatttttttaaaaaaaaaaaaactaaaaaagtagAATAATCTTTTGAAGCACGATTGCTTCATGTTGAAATTGTTGACGACATGTTTGTTCCATTTGGGGATGGTAAAACCAATTAATCCACTAAACACAGAACTTCTCAACATGATCACAGCTGGGGTGAGTATAAATTTTCATAGAGTGCATTTGTTCTAACTTGCTGGATTAAAATTTCTTGTAATATACTTGTAGGAGTTCGATGGTGTTGTGGGGGACATTACCATTGTCACAAACCGAACAAAGATGGTGGATTTTACACAGCCATATATTGGGGCACCTATAATTAAGGAAGATGGAATTCAGTGCTTGGGTTTTCCTGAGGCAATTCACTCCTATGTTTTTTCTTAGTTGTTGGAGCTGTTGTGTGGATTTTAGAAGGTCGCTCAAATGATAACTTTAAAGGCCCAGCAAGAAGGCAGTGTGTAACCATTATATTATATGGTAATTAAGCCCCAAAACAACATCTTTGATTGTTTTATTAGGAGACAGAATACCAAGTTCAACAGTTTTTGACATCTGAATTATTTCTCTATGCAGATTTAGCTTTTCAAGCCTGTTTTTTGCTCATAGTAGGTGGTTGAAATTTGAAACTTTTACTTAGCTAGTGCCTTGTGGTTTTTTGTTGCTTTACTATAAGAAAGAATGCGTACTCAATTTCAAAACGGTATAGATAATCTATCATCTTGAAAGTTTAAGCTATTATatgaaatttcataaataatccTACTTTATAACACATTTTTACTTAAGCCAGAGCCTATTTTATGCCCTTGAGGTATAATTCTATCAACTCTTGACAAATGTGTGTTGTTTGAACATCTTAGGCCACGTTAAGGTCGGCCGAttaagcttttattttttttaaatgtaatttttaaaataaaatatgtttgaaaaaaatgagtttaaataatttttaagtcaattttaaaatagtttacatttatttttaaaatcaagatttttttttatccatttagtttaattttaaaacatacactCTCACCATCATCACCATCACTTACCACCACCACAGTGGATCACTAGTCATTACCACAACTATTATTATACCAtttcaccaccaccatcatcacACACCACTATTCTATCATCAATATCATTGTTATCACCATTGCATTATATATAGTCACTCCAATATCACTATCTCCATGTCACCATTgtcattatcattattttatagtCAAGAAAGATAAAATGATCGACTAATTTTATCTATCTTTAATTTGTatcaattcttttaaaaaactaaattaaattaaaattataaactcaaaattaaaaataattttgagttttaaaaattttaaaactaaaaatagaaacTCGCCCTAAACTATTAACATCTTAACATGAGTATTTTTGTCATAATGAATATTTATCTACACACTCAAGTTACTTATCTTGTAACACATGATAGGATCAGagcatataagtttttttttaatatatacactaAAATTATATCCTTCATACCTTATTACCATATAaggtagtaaaaaaaatataaaatgataaatagttaattttagggtaaaaaaacattttaattcttgaaaGATCCCCTTCTTttgtcatatataataaattagaagTGTATGACAATTAACtccattaattattttcaacaaaaaaaaaaatccattaattATCcgatctaataataataaattagaagTGTTTCAATTTAATAAGTTTCAACATGGACCACAGTCAAGTCAATCAGGGGTATTCCTTGGAGGTGACACATCCCATATGATCGTGTGACACATTTTAGTCCCACACACTACAACAATCAGTAGACCTGCTCCAcccaaaaatttataatttcacttttatatattaatgttaGGTTACCAGCACTTAGTTTGAACAtgatttaatgattaattaCAGCCTACAGGCCTTCCCAAGGGACTCTCCCCTAGCAATTGAAATGTTCACAGCCATCTTAAAACTATCAGAGAATGGTGATGATCTGCAAAGAATTCATGACAAATGGTTAACAAGTAGTTTCTTTTAATTACTATTCCTTTGTCAACGTCAATATTGTGAGTGCCATCTTGTTTGTGGTGAAAGTGGCCACTTATATAATTAAGTGCTTATACAACAACATTCTTGTTGAAGATCATGTAAATCGTAGCTAAGGCCACATACCACATTGGtattttaaatttcacttaatcttattattaatatatgtatataatttgAGTACGAATGAATATAAGTAAAACTAGTACTACGTAGGATCTGAGAATAAAAAGCTAGTCATTCTTTGTTTCAGTAAAGTTGTTTtctataaatcaaataaaaacgtCAGCCATTTTTTGCCATCTTGTCTCAACTTTACGATATATTCTTCATTTAATCCGCTTTTGGTacattttaaaaaggaaaaatacacttaaataattttctttccttaaaaTAGGAGTTTTTGATTTTAGggcttttaaatatttttgttttaattttaattctttaattttttttcaatctttgtTATCAAATAATAACAACTTTGAGTTTACAACAGTTTATAACATACCAACAAGATTAACACTTCATTAACTTATCACATCATCAAgattctcatatttcttaataaATCATACTTTTAAATTCTCATAATAGTTTATGACATCAAaatcattgataaaaaatttaaaatactttaccaaaaaaattacatgtgtctGATCAGACTCTTTGATAACGTTATAAGTCAATGAATTATCAACGTCAATCACATAAATCAAGTTCGATTCTCATTGTGTCtaaaatttttttgaatcaTTCACATTCACTCATTACAAGTGAAATTAGTTTCTGACCcaattaattaaagaacataTATAATCTCTAACccagaaaaaataactattatgaataaatacatcatttttttaaaaaaaaatttcttcatattCTTTGTGCTGCACTCTTATTTTCTTccgattttttttctattacacATGTTATATTTGTCActtgtttatctttttcttttttacttcttatctctctttatcttttactccaatatatttttttatatgtgagaataaaaaacaaagatacCAGGGATTTACAATGATTTACACACTCCTTTTAACCAACTTAATTATATCCCTTTGACTTTCACTTCAATATATTACCATTGAGATATACTTACACATTTTTCATAATactaaataataattgatatattatataatttttataaaaatataggaataaatttagataatttgtatgatattgcaataataataataataataataatttgtgtatttagctttttgtttttttttgttacaaaaaaaaatctagtagGCAACTTTTGGTGTGTCTCTCCTCCGGTACTCCCAATTAAACCTCCCACCTACTTTTAGAAGTATGCATTTAATTATGAAGGCAAAGAACCACCAAGAGCATGGATCATCCCACTTGACCAATGATTTCGGATTTGAATGCTGGATATGCAAATACTTGTATGAGAGCTTTGATCGCCTCAGGAAATAATACGTGTGgtcttgacaaaaaaaatgattaaagcaAAGAATCCTTTTCTTTTCGTGAATTATAACATAACTCCTTTAAATTAAAAGGACTTGCATTGGAGAGGGGAAAAAGAGGTTTGAATGTGCCAAGCGCATCATGATCCGCTTACTATAAAAGGGTTCCATGCCATGCTTCATCTGGGCATTCAATCAACTATCACACGCATGTCGTACATAAAACACAAGTGGTGGTTGTTTCAGTGAAAGTGCAAAGAGACACTTTTTGTGTTCTTCAATTTCGTGAGCTTTTTGCCATCCTCCGTGTGTATGTTTCTAGATGAGTTGTATATAAAGTACACACATGAGGCaaagatatttttaactttGTCCTTAGATTTTCTGTTTtgattaattaacaataatacatgttacatgtttttttttatatatcttttgtGATTTTCTTGTAGTACAGGACAAAACAACATGAGAAAAGTTTGGCTTCTTGTCATAGTGATGTTCTACCATGTCTTTCCTTCAAAAGGAATCAGCAATGTTTCTACAAGACCGAGTACTGTTAACATAGGGGCACTTATGTCCTTCAATTCAACCGTTGGCAGAGTGGCTAAAGTTGCTATAGAAGCTGCAGTGGATGATATAAATTCCAATGCAACGATTCTCAATGGAACCAAGCTTAATATTTCAATGCTTGACACCAAACTATCCACTGGGTTCCTAGGAATCATTGACTGTACGTCCTTTTCAAAcacttttgatttgattttccaACTCTACACTTTTgcacttttattttgaaaaaaaaaatgtatatttctgTATAAAAATAGGCCTTGTTGATTTATTTTTGCAGCATTAAGATTGATGGAGAAAGACACTGTGGCCATAATTGGTCCCCAGTTCTCAGTCATGGCTCATGTGATTTCCCATATTGCAAATGAGATGCAAGTGCCTCTACTTTCATTTGCAGCAACGGATCCTACACTGACTTCACTGCAGTTCCCATATTTTGTTAGGACAACTCAGAGTGATCTGTATCAGATGGCTGCTGTGGCAGAAATTGTTGATCACTTTCAATGGAGAGATGTAATAGCAATTTacattgatgatgatcatggaaGAAATGGGGTAGCTGCATTAGGGGACAAGCTAGCTGAGAAACGCGGTAAAATATCGTATAAAGCACCATTTAGGCCTAATAACATTACCAGGGAAGAAATAAACAATGCATTAGTAAAGATAGCTTTAATTGAATCAAGGGTAATAGTTCTTCACATATACCCTTCTTTTGGTCTACAAGTGCTTCATGTGGCTCGGTCACTAGGCATGATGGGAAGTGGTTATGTGTGGATAGCCACAGATTGGCTTTCTACATTACTAGATTCAAACCCGTCATTGTTCACAACTCAAGCCATGAATGACATCCAAGGTGTTATCACCTTGCGCATGTACACCCCCgagtcagaaatcaaaagaaattttAGTTCTAGGTGGAACAAACTGAGCCAAAAGAAGGATCCTGAAGAGGGTCCTTTTGCATTGAACACCTTTGGCCTTTACGCCTATGACACGGTTTGGTTGCTTGCTTCTGCACTAGATGCATTTTTTAAGAGTGGTGGAACTTTGTCATTTTCAAATGATTCAAGCTTAAACATGTTAAAAGGGGACACCCTTAAACTTGATACTATGGGGGTATTTGTTGATGGAGTCATGTTGCTTGAAAAGATTTTAGAAGTGAACAGAACTGGTTTAACAGGCCAAATGATGTTTAGTCCTGATGGAAACTTGGTGCATCCATCATATGAAGTCATTAATGTGATAGGCACTGGAATTCGGAGGATCGGTTATTGGTCCGAAACCTCTGGCCTCCACACTGGGGAAACTCCCAATCATTCCAATTCCAGTGAAGGACTATTTGGTGTCATCTGGCCTGGCCAAACAACCCAAACCCCGCGAGGTTGGGTTTTCGCCAGCAATGGAAGACACTTGAGGATTGGGGTGCCACTCAGAATTAGTTACCGCGAGTTCGTGTCAAGAACTGAGGGGACTGAGATGTTTGGTGGTTATTGCATAGATGTGTTCACTGCAGCCCTCAACTTGTTGCCTTATCCTGTTCCCTACAAGTTTGTTCCATTTGGAGATGGTAAAACCAATCCATTAAATACAAAACTTCTCAACAAGATCACAGCTGGGGTTAGTAATTAGTCTTTTAGAAGTATCTCATTAAATTATCATTGCTCATGTTTGTTCTATGAGCTTATTGCTTTGTTCTAACTTATtggattcaaattcaaaattcctTGTAATATATGTAGGAGTTCGATGCTGTTGTAGGGGACATTACAATTACCACAAACCGAACTAAGATAGTGGATTTTACACAGCCATACATTGAGTCTGGGCTAGTTGTTgtggcacctattaggaagatgAAATCCAGTGCTTGGGCTTTCTTGAGGCCATTCACTCCGATGATGTGGTTTGTCACGGGAATGTTTTTCTTGGCTGTTGGAGTTGTTGTGTGGATATTAGAACGTCGCTTAAACGAAGACTTTAGAGGCCCATCAAGAAGACAGTTTGTGACCATTATATGGTAAATTAAGTGTCAaaacaaactataaaaaaacacCTTATCTGCTATAACAttttttactgttttattatGAGTCTGAATAGAAACTTCAACAATTGCTAACATCTAACTTATTTCTCTATGCAGGTTTAGCTTTTCAACCCTGTTTTTTGCACATAGTAAGTGGTTGAAATTTGACAGTTTTCCTTAGCTAGTGCCTtgtgtttttttgtgtttttttttttggctgctTTACTATATGACAGTAAGTTTTTTAATATAGACATTGAGACCATATCCTTCATATCTTATTATCATGATGTACATAAAAGAGGTACCGATTGgtaaatagttaattttacGGCAAAAAGCACACAGGCAGTTTCCTcaatgttttgtttttggtgCTGTTCTATGGTTAGAAATGAACTTTTTACCTTTGTAACTTGTGTTAACTTTTAACACAAACCTTTATTATATGTATCACCGACATGACACTCGAATTCCAAATGGACAACACCACCAAAATCATCTAAAAAAACTGCATTGAAAGTGTTGCACTTAATTTAATATCTCTAACATGATTATTTCTTTTTCAGGAGAAAAAACTGTGAGCACTCTGGGTCGCTTAGTGCTAATAATATGGCTTTTTGTGGTTTTGATACTCAACTCAAGCTACATTGCAAGCCTCACCTCCATCCTAACCGTGGAACAGCTCTCTTCCTCGGTTAAGGGAATCGAAAGCTTGGCAACAAGCAATGAACGCATCGGTTTCCTGAGTGGCTCCTTTGCAGAGAATTATCTGACAGAGGAGCTCAACATTCACAGATCCAGGCTTGTTCCTCTCAACTCACCATCAGAATATGAAAAGGCCTTGAAGGATGGTCCTGCTAATGGGGGTGTCACTGCAATAATAGATGAACGTGCATACATGGAGCTGTTCCTTGCAACCAGATGTGAATACGGTATTGTTGGGCAAGAGTTCACCAAGATGGGTTGGGGCTTTGTAAGTGCATTATCCATTTCTCTTCTATGAAATTCAGATTCAGATATATCACATGCATTCTCCAAATCATTAAGGATCGGTATTTCAATAAATCTAAAAGCATTCTTTCTAAAGTTAACAATTATAAGAGGGTTTACAAGTTAACAACTCATGCAAGCTGATCTATCAACTAAGTTAGACTTCTTTAATATGCTAGTTAGTATTTGTTATTACTTAAAatctattagaaattataatttttttaattaggtcttGTTAAACAGTCTTATACATAATTTTgtagttttaataaattttttaaaaaatatatcaaagaaTGTTATTAACACATCATATATAAGAGAGTATaagattcatttatttttaatgaaattgggGTGGGGAGGGGGGCTAGACACATAAAAATTGACAAGAACCATTAAACGCACTTATAGTATGATCTCAATTTAACTCCTTATCTTCTAATAATAATCAATTAGAAGTGTTTCACAGTATACCCCATTATcgatctaataataataaattaaaagtgcTTCAATTTAATAAGTCTCCACATGGACTGCAGTCCGGTGGATCAAGTCAATCAGGGATATTCCTTAGAGGTGACATATATCCCATGCTAGCTCGTGTGACACGCACATTTGAGCCCCACTCACTACAACAATTAGTAGACCAGCAccgctaaaaaaattaaaatttcactttgATATATTGATGTTAGGTTAACAGCAACTTAGTTTGAACATGTTTTAAAGAGTGTAGCTCGGTTGGTCGAGCAGGTTGCATGAGTTATTGTAATCTTTCGATATCTGTTTTTAATTCCTAAGAATTAAgaggaaattaaaaaagtttgaaCATGTTTTACTCATTACAGGCATTCCCGAGAGACTCTCCCCTAGCAATTGACATGTCCACTGCCATCCTAAAACTATCAGAGAATGGTGATCTCCAGAGAATTCATGACAAATGGCTCACAAGAAGTGCATGCAGCTCAGAGGGTGCCAAACAAGGCATAGACCGACTTGAGCTAGAAAGCTTTTGGGGTCTGTTCCTACTGAGTGGCATTGCATGCTTCATTGCTCTCCTTTGCTATGTTATCAGAATGGCCTATCGTTTTAGCAGACACCCCAATAGTAACCCTGAGGGA is a genomic window containing:
- the LOC114366959 gene encoding glutamate receptor 3.6-like; amino-acid sequence: MRKVWLLVIVMFYHVFPSKGISNVSTRPSTVNIGALMSFNSTVGRVAKVAIEAAVDDINSNATILNGTKLNISMLDTKLSTGFLGIIDSLRLMEKDTVAIIGPQFSVMAHVISHIANEMQVPLLSFAATDPTLTSLQFPYFVRTTQSDLYQMAAVAEIVDHFQWRDVIAIYIDDDHGRNGVAALGDKLAEKRGKISYKAPFRPNNITREEINNALVKIALIESRVIVLHIYPSFGLQVLHVARSLGMMGSGYVWIATDWLSTLLDSNPSLFTTQAMNDIQGVITLRMYTPESEIKRNFSSRWNKLSQKKDPEEGPFALNTFGLYAYDTVWLLASALDAFFKSGGTLSFSNDSSLNMLKGDTLKLDTMGVFVDGVMLLEKILEVNRTGLTGQMMFSPDGNLVHPSYEVINVIGTGIRRIGYWSETSGLHTGETPNHSNSSEGLFGVIWPGQTTQTPRGWVFASNGRHLRIGVPLRISYREFVSRTEGTEMFGGYCIDVFTAALNLLPYPVPYKFVPFGDGKTNPLNTKLLNKITAGEFDAVVGDITITTNRTKIVDFTQPYIESGLVVVAPIRKMKSSAWAFLRPFTPMMWFVTGMFFLAVGVVVWILERRLNEDFRGPSRRQFVTIIWFSFSTLFFAHREKTVSTLGRLVLIIWLFVVLILNSSYIASLTSILTVEQLSSSVKGIESLATSNERIGFLSGSFAENYLTEELNIHRSRLVPLNSPSEYEKALKDGPANGGVTAIIDERAYMELFLATRCEYGIVGQEFTKMGWGFAFPRDSPLAIDMSTAILKLSENGDLQRIHDKWLTRSACSSEGAKQGIDRLELESFWGLFLLSGIACFIALLCYVIRMAYRFSRHPNSNPEGCSSYYTRLRSFFTFVNEREEEEEKNIMSKRKRTEKGSSRRVAHEDGLIMDGSSVSVHIENDAAQG